A region from the Phycodurus eques isolate BA_2022a chromosome 12, UOR_Pequ_1.1, whole genome shotgun sequence genome encodes:
- the LOC133410457 gene encoding interleukin-1 receptor type 1 isoform X3 codes for MARVCVLAVLLSAAVTRGHKGPPDTYHVSAGHLLLLKCPITGTHDNVTWTREGSSAGAKVSLPPGVEVRDGFLCFLPTQTSHNGTYSCESAVVQSETIKMDFRVSVSTGLCPPVAEVRRVPLGVTQSLPCKLDHVLRLNNMSNVRWLKDCHPVVREGAPISVHDSGLMRLRKATQDDAGTYTCLVNVSLEGRMYTSARSIQLHISNMLAHTVLSEPEVIQQQEQMLAVDMGARVELKCLAFMGFSQDEETFMFWVVNGSFADDDPELQESFHITANQDRMFGESTLTISRVLPRFLNVSIRCRVQSPLVVKDCLVQLREDADWVPYDALVSVVHAAGSETSPSVASDFALQLLPSRLEERHGYRLFITGRDDSPGEATHDAMAATMQRCRRLIIILAKKEEEEEKEASEWRPFSHEDRQLNYEQKLGLHEALTHNTPSVILLEIDGPPDYSRLPQSLGFIKRRQGALTWRKHKPNRVFWKKLRCLMPAVPATRQSRLHQDHVL; via the exons ATGGCTCGGGTGTGTGTGCTCGCTGTATTGCTCTCTGCGGCCGTCACACGCG GCCATAAGGGGCCGCCCGACACCTACCATGTCAGTGCGGGCCACCTCCTGCTGCTGAAGTGTCCCATCACCGGCACACATGACAATGTCACGTGGACCCGAGAGGGCTCGTCGGCGGGGGCAAAGGTTTCTCTGCCCCCGGGTGTGGAAGTCAGGGATGGGTTTCTGTGCTTCCTGCCCACGCAGACATCCCATAATGGCACCTACAGCTGCGAGAGTGCCGT GGTGCAAAGCGAAACCATCAAGATGGACTTTAGAGTGTCGGTGTCCACTGGACTTTGTCCTCCCGTGGCCGAAGTGAGGAGGGTCCCCCTGGGGGTCACCCAAAGCCTTCCCTGCAAGCTGGACCACGTCTTACGACTCAACAACATGAGTAACGTACGATGGCTGAAG GACTGCCACCCAGTGGTGCGTGAAGGCGCGCCCATTAGCGTGCACGACAGCGGCCTCATGAGGCTGCGCAAGGCCACGCAGGACGACGCCGGCACCTACACCTGCCTGGTGAACGTCAGCCTCGAAGGCAGAATGTACACGTCAGCACGAAGCATCCAACTGCACATCAGCAACA TGTTGGCACATACAGTTCTTAGCGAGCCGGAGGTGATCCAGCAACAAGAACAGATGCTCGCCGTGGATATGG GTGCGCGGGTGGAGCTGAAGTGCTTGGCCTTCATGGGCTTCAGCCAGGATGAAGAGACGTTCATGTTCTGGGTTGTGAACGGCAGTTTTGCCGACGATGACCCGGAGCTCCAGGAGTCCTTCCACAT CACTGCAAACCAAGACCGCATGTTCGGCGAGTCTACACTGACGATCTCTAGAGTTCTACCTCGCTTCCTCAACGTGTCCATTCGCTGTCGGGTCCAGAGCCCTCTTGTGGTGAAAGACTGCCTTGTGCAACTCAGAGAAG ATGCAGACTGGGTCCCGTACGACGCCTTGGTGAGCGTGGTGCACGCTGCGGGCTCTGAGACGAGCCCAAGCGTCGCATCTGACTTCGCCCTGCAGCTGCTGCCCAGCCGGCTGGAGGAGCGACATGGCTACCGCCTCTTCATCACGGGCCGAGACGACAGCCCGGGAGAAG CAACACACGACGCCATGGCAGCCACCATGCAGAGATGCCGCCGGCTGATCATCATATTGgccaagaaggaggaggaagaggagaaggaggcaAGCGAGTGGCGGCCCTTCAGCCATGAGGATCGACAGCTGAACTACGAGCAGAAGCTGGGCCTGCATGAGGCTTTGACGCACAACACACCTTCAGTCATCCTTCTGGAAATAG ACGGTCCGCCGGATTACAGTCGCCTACCGCAGTCTCTGGGCTTCATCAAGAGGAGACAGGGGGCACTCACGTGGAGGAAACACAAGCCTAACAGAGTCTTCTGGAAGAAGCTCAGATGCCTCATGCCTGCCGTGCCAGCCACGAGACAATCCAGACTGCATCAAGACCACGTTTTGTGA
- the LOC133410457 gene encoding interleukin-1 receptor type 1 isoform X1 → MARVCVLAVLLSAAVTRGHKGPPDTYHVSAGHLLLLKCPITGTHDNVTWTREGSSAGAKVSLPPGVEVRDGFLCFLPTQTSHNGTYSCESAVVQSETIKMDFRVSVSTGLCPPVAEVRRVPLGVTQSLPCKLDHVLRLNNMSNVRWLKDCHPVVREGAPISVHDSGLMRLRKATQDDAGTYTCLVNVSLEGRMYTSARSIQLHISNMLAHTVLSEPEVIQQQEQMLAVDMGARVELKCLAFMGFSQDEETFMFWVVNGSFADDDPELQESFHITANQDRMFGESTLTISRVLPRFLNVSIRCRVQSPLVVKDCLVQLREANHSWFHAGMAVGLATSLLLLLVFLLVFFKADVVLAYRRLRGYFVTPQDADWVPYDALVSVVHAAGSETSPSVASDFALQLLPSRLEERHGYRLFITGRDDSPGEATHDAMAATMQRCRRLIIILAKKEEEEEKEASEWRPFSHEDRQLNYEQKLGLHEALTHNTPSVILLEIDGPPDYSRLPQSLGFIKRRQGALTWRKHKPNRVFWKKLRCLMPAVPATRQSRLHQDHVL, encoded by the exons ATGGCTCGGGTGTGTGTGCTCGCTGTATTGCTCTCTGCGGCCGTCACACGCG GCCATAAGGGGCCGCCCGACACCTACCATGTCAGTGCGGGCCACCTCCTGCTGCTGAAGTGTCCCATCACCGGCACACATGACAATGTCACGTGGACCCGAGAGGGCTCGTCGGCGGGGGCAAAGGTTTCTCTGCCCCCGGGTGTGGAAGTCAGGGATGGGTTTCTGTGCTTCCTGCCCACGCAGACATCCCATAATGGCACCTACAGCTGCGAGAGTGCCGT GGTGCAAAGCGAAACCATCAAGATGGACTTTAGAGTGTCGGTGTCCACTGGACTTTGTCCTCCCGTGGCCGAAGTGAGGAGGGTCCCCCTGGGGGTCACCCAAAGCCTTCCCTGCAAGCTGGACCACGTCTTACGACTCAACAACATGAGTAACGTACGATGGCTGAAG GACTGCCACCCAGTGGTGCGTGAAGGCGCGCCCATTAGCGTGCACGACAGCGGCCTCATGAGGCTGCGCAAGGCCACGCAGGACGACGCCGGCACCTACACCTGCCTGGTGAACGTCAGCCTCGAAGGCAGAATGTACACGTCAGCACGAAGCATCCAACTGCACATCAGCAACA TGTTGGCACATACAGTTCTTAGCGAGCCGGAGGTGATCCAGCAACAAGAACAGATGCTCGCCGTGGATATGG GTGCGCGGGTGGAGCTGAAGTGCTTGGCCTTCATGGGCTTCAGCCAGGATGAAGAGACGTTCATGTTCTGGGTTGTGAACGGCAGTTTTGCCGACGATGACCCGGAGCTCCAGGAGTCCTTCCACAT CACTGCAAACCAAGACCGCATGTTCGGCGAGTCTACACTGACGATCTCTAGAGTTCTACCTCGCTTCCTCAACGTGTCCATTCGCTGTCGGGTCCAGAGCCCTCTTGTGGTGAAAGACTGCCTTGTGCAACTCAGAGAAG ccaatcacagctggTTCCACGCTGGCATGGCTGTGGGCTTGGCCAcgtcgcttcttcttcttctggtgtTCCTGTTGGTCTTCTTCAAGGCGGACGTAGTGTTGGCGTACAGAAGGCTGCGTGGCTATTTTGTGACGCCACAAG ATGCAGACTGGGTCCCGTACGACGCCTTGGTGAGCGTGGTGCACGCTGCGGGCTCTGAGACGAGCCCAAGCGTCGCATCTGACTTCGCCCTGCAGCTGCTGCCCAGCCGGCTGGAGGAGCGACATGGCTACCGCCTCTTCATCACGGGCCGAGACGACAGCCCGGGAGAAG CAACACACGACGCCATGGCAGCCACCATGCAGAGATGCCGCCGGCTGATCATCATATTGgccaagaaggaggaggaagaggagaaggaggcaAGCGAGTGGCGGCCCTTCAGCCATGAGGATCGACAGCTGAACTACGAGCAGAAGCTGGGCCTGCATGAGGCTTTGACGCACAACACACCTTCAGTCATCCTTCTGGAAATAG ACGGTCCGCCGGATTACAGTCGCCTACCGCAGTCTCTGGGCTTCATCAAGAGGAGACAGGGGGCACTCACGTGGAGGAAACACAAGCCTAACAGAGTCTTCTGGAAGAAGCTCAGATGCCTCATGCCTGCCGTGCCAGCCACGAGACAATCCAGACTGCATCAAGACCACGTTTTGTGA
- the LOC133410457 gene encoding interleukin-1 receptor type 1 isoform X2 yields the protein MARVCVLAVLLSAAVTRGHKGPPDTYHVSAGHLLLLKCPITGTHDNVTWTREGSSAGAKVSLPPGVEVRDGFLCFLPTQTSHNGTYSCESAVVQSETIKMDFRVSVSTGLCPPVAEVRRVPLGVTQSLPCKLDHVLRLNNMSNVRWLKDCHPVVREGAPISVHDSGLMRLRKATQDDAGTYTCLVNVSLEGRMYTSARSIQLHISNILSEPEVIQQQEQMLAVDMGARVELKCLAFMGFSQDEETFMFWVVNGSFADDDPELQESFHITANQDRMFGESTLTISRVLPRFLNVSIRCRVQSPLVVKDCLVQLREANHSWFHAGMAVGLATSLLLLLVFLLVFFKADVVLAYRRLRGYFVTPQDADWVPYDALVSVVHAAGSETSPSVASDFALQLLPSRLEERHGYRLFITGRDDSPGEATHDAMAATMQRCRRLIIILAKKEEEEEKEASEWRPFSHEDRQLNYEQKLGLHEALTHNTPSVILLEIDGPPDYSRLPQSLGFIKRRQGALTWRKHKPNRVFWKKLRCLMPAVPATRQSRLHQDHVL from the exons ATGGCTCGGGTGTGTGTGCTCGCTGTATTGCTCTCTGCGGCCGTCACACGCG GCCATAAGGGGCCGCCCGACACCTACCATGTCAGTGCGGGCCACCTCCTGCTGCTGAAGTGTCCCATCACCGGCACACATGACAATGTCACGTGGACCCGAGAGGGCTCGTCGGCGGGGGCAAAGGTTTCTCTGCCCCCGGGTGTGGAAGTCAGGGATGGGTTTCTGTGCTTCCTGCCCACGCAGACATCCCATAATGGCACCTACAGCTGCGAGAGTGCCGT GGTGCAAAGCGAAACCATCAAGATGGACTTTAGAGTGTCGGTGTCCACTGGACTTTGTCCTCCCGTGGCCGAAGTGAGGAGGGTCCCCCTGGGGGTCACCCAAAGCCTTCCCTGCAAGCTGGACCACGTCTTACGACTCAACAACATGAGTAACGTACGATGGCTGAAG GACTGCCACCCAGTGGTGCGTGAAGGCGCGCCCATTAGCGTGCACGACAGCGGCCTCATGAGGCTGCGCAAGGCCACGCAGGACGACGCCGGCACCTACACCTGCCTGGTGAACGTCAGCCTCGAAGGCAGAATGTACACGTCAGCACGAAGCATCCAACTGCACATCAGCAACA TTCTTAGCGAGCCGGAGGTGATCCAGCAACAAGAACAGATGCTCGCCGTGGATATGG GTGCGCGGGTGGAGCTGAAGTGCTTGGCCTTCATGGGCTTCAGCCAGGATGAAGAGACGTTCATGTTCTGGGTTGTGAACGGCAGTTTTGCCGACGATGACCCGGAGCTCCAGGAGTCCTTCCACAT CACTGCAAACCAAGACCGCATGTTCGGCGAGTCTACACTGACGATCTCTAGAGTTCTACCTCGCTTCCTCAACGTGTCCATTCGCTGTCGGGTCCAGAGCCCTCTTGTGGTGAAAGACTGCCTTGTGCAACTCAGAGAAG ccaatcacagctggTTCCACGCTGGCATGGCTGTGGGCTTGGCCAcgtcgcttcttcttcttctggtgtTCCTGTTGGTCTTCTTCAAGGCGGACGTAGTGTTGGCGTACAGAAGGCTGCGTGGCTATTTTGTGACGCCACAAG ATGCAGACTGGGTCCCGTACGACGCCTTGGTGAGCGTGGTGCACGCTGCGGGCTCTGAGACGAGCCCAAGCGTCGCATCTGACTTCGCCCTGCAGCTGCTGCCCAGCCGGCTGGAGGAGCGACATGGCTACCGCCTCTTCATCACGGGCCGAGACGACAGCCCGGGAGAAG CAACACACGACGCCATGGCAGCCACCATGCAGAGATGCCGCCGGCTGATCATCATATTGgccaagaaggaggaggaagaggagaaggaggcaAGCGAGTGGCGGCCCTTCAGCCATGAGGATCGACAGCTGAACTACGAGCAGAAGCTGGGCCTGCATGAGGCTTTGACGCACAACACACCTTCAGTCATCCTTCTGGAAATAG ACGGTCCGCCGGATTACAGTCGCCTACCGCAGTCTCTGGGCTTCATCAAGAGGAGACAGGGGGCACTCACGTGGAGGAAACACAAGCCTAACAGAGTCTTCTGGAAGAAGCTCAGATGCCTCATGCCTGCCGTGCCAGCCACGAGACAATCCAGACTGCATCAAGACCACGTTTTGTGA